A part of Rhinatrema bivittatum chromosome 16, aRhiBiv1.1, whole genome shotgun sequence genomic DNA contains:
- the PSMB5 gene encoding proteasome subunit beta type-5, with translation MALASIVRSDVRGFGARYLREQVREPGGLAFDAERLSFALPTAEAGSEEAGIEFLHGTTTLAFRFNHGVIVAVDSRATAGNYIASQTVKKVIEINPYLLGTMAGGAADCSFWERLLARQCRIYELRNKERISVAAASKLLANMVYQYKGMGLSMGTMICGWDKRGPGLYYVDSEGNRISGSLFSVGSGSMYAYGVLDRGYAEEMDPKDALELAQRAIYQATYRDAYSGGVVSLYHVREDGWVRISRDDVADLHGKYQKGSG, from the exons ATGGCGCTGGCGAGTATCGTGCGCTCTGATGTCCGGGGCTTCGGGGCCCGGTATCTGCGGGAGCAGGTGCGGGAACCCGGGGGGTTGGCTTTCGATGCCGAGCGGCTGAGCTTCGCGTTGCCGACGGCGGAGGCGGGAAGCGAGGAGGCCGGCATTGAGTTCCTCCACGGGACCACCACCCTGGCCTTCAGG TTCAACCATGGTGTAATCGTGGCAGTGGATTCACGGGCCACAGCAGGCAACTACATCGCTTCCCAGACGGTGAAGAAGGTGATTGAGATTAACCCGTACCTGCTGGGTACCATGGCCGGAGGTGCCGCCGACTGCAGCTTCTGGGAACGGCTGTTGGCACGGCAGTGCCGCATCTATGAACTGCGTAATAAGGAGCGGATCTCTGTGGCCGCTGCCTCCAAGCTCCTCGCCAACATGGTGTATCAGTACAAGGGCATGGGGCTATCCATGGGCACTATGATCTGCGGCTGGGACAAGAGGGGCCCTG GTCTGTACTATGTGGACAGCGAAGGGAACCGCATCTCCGGCTCGCTCTTCTCGGTGGGATCGGGTTCCATGTACGCCTATGGCGTGCTGGACCGGGGCTATGCAGAAGAAATGGATCCGAAGGACGCCCTGGAGCTGGCCCAGAGAGCCATCTACCAGGCCACGTACAGGGATGCCTACTCTGGTGGCGTGGTCAGCCTCTATCACGTGCGGGAGGACGGCTGGGTGCGGATCTCCCGGGACGACGTCGCAGACCTCCATGGCAAATACCAAAAGGGGAGCGGCTGA
- the C16H14orf93 gene encoding uncharacterized protein C14orf93 homolog, with translation MSFSATILFSPPSGGSDTKCCGCACKSENNEAPSGGAGSAIPTPISVSGQGLAVQSSEQLLHLIYQRVEKAVSVAEAALGVARSNCELLTRLQDEVGELRKRKHHGDDAEPMAGAAAAGPPPPPPPQQPLPAENALVAGQVRLASEACKVAEEEPEGLGSVQVVIEELRQLGAASAASVPTHLAYPTDRVPREVRLAGCPAPSEVPPLLNPVADDYITPDGSLQRLLIPAFAKQLSAAAPLAVHRAAVDGVGVESGFLPGVKQQLQREESLSPGAMVIDSSGEASASCSDRRSSSSPPPLLPLPPPLLLYTGSSCKARGSGQKNSRRKRDLVLSKLVHSVHNHISNSKRFNGSESIKSSWNISVVKFLVEKLKQELVSSIHQYTDKELKGACVAYFLTKRREYRNSMNPFKSLKEKEEKKLRSRRYRLFANRSSVIHHFPPEQQRLWKDVTEELMSDEEDSLNEPGVWVARPPRFRSRELTELCYHIDANSKHGTKANRVYGPPSERLPSAEAQLLPLHVYNPNFQEEEEEEEEEEEGSVEQDPRYTQGLKAFCPGLNSFIEVKVEKDE, from the exons ATGTCCTTCAGTGCCACAATCCTCTTTTCACCGCCCAGTGGGGGCAGCGACACGAAGTGCTGCGGGTGCGCCTGCAAAAGCGAGAACAACGAAGCGCCTTCGGGGGGCGCGGGCTCGGCCATCCCCACTCCCATCTCCGTGTCCGGGCAGGGCCTGGCGGTGCAGAGCTCGGAGCAGCTGCTGCACCTCATCTACCAGCGCGTGGAGAAAGCGGTCAGCGTGGCCGAGGCCGCGCTGGGGGTGGCCAGATCCAACTGTGAGCTGCTGACGCGGCTGCAGGATGAGGTGGGCGAGCTGAGGAAACGCAAGCACCACGGGGACGATGCAGAGCCGATGGCGGGGGCGGCGGCAGCAGggccccccccgccgccgccaccTCAACAACCCCTTCCGGCGGAAAACGCCTTGGTGGCTGGGCAAGTGAGGCTGGCGTCGGAGGCGTGCAAGGTGGCCGAAGAGGAGCCAGAGGGCCTCGGCAGCGTACAGGTTGTCATCGAGGAGCTGAGACAGCTGGGCGCAGCATCAGCCGCCTCCGTGCCAACACATCTGGCGTATCCAACAGACAGAGTTCCCCGGGAAGTCAGGTTGGCCGGCTGTCCCGCACCTAGCGAGGTGCCACCGCTCCTGAACCCG GTTGCGGACGACTACATCACCCCCGATGGATCCCTCCAGCGCCTCCTCATCCCGGCGTTTGCCAAGCAGCTTTCTGCGGCTGCACCGCTTGCTGTCCACAGGGCCGCGGTGGACGGCGTCGGCGTGGAAAGCGGATTCCTGCCCGGGGTGAAGCAGCAGCTGCAGCGGGAGGAGTCCCTCAGCCCCGGCGCCATGGTCATAGACAGCAGCGGGGAAGCCTCGGCCAGCTGCAGCGACCGCCGGTCCTCCTCctccccgccgccgctgctgccccTGCCGCCGCCCCTGCTCCTGTACACGGGCTCTTCCTGCAAGGCCCGGGGCAGCGGGCAAAAGAACTCGCGCAGGAAGAGAGACCTGGTGCTGTCC aaactGGTACACAGCGTGCACAACCACATCTCCAACAGTAAACGGTTCAACGGTTCGGAGAG TATCAAGTCTTCCTGGAATATTTCGGTGGTGAAGTTCCTGGTGGagaaactgaagcaggaactggtgTCCAGCATCCACCAATACACGGACAAAGAGCTGAAAG GTGCCTGCGTGGCCTACTTCCTCACCAAGCGGCGGGAGTACCGCAACTCCATGAACCCCTTCAAGAGcctgaaggagaaagaggagaagaagcTGAGAAGCCGCAGATACAGG CTGTTTGCTAACCGTTCCTCGGTCATTCACCACTTCCCGCCAGAGCAGCAGCGCCTGTGGAAGGACGTGACGGAAGAGCTGATGTCCGACGAGGAGGACAGCCTGAACGAGCCCGGGGTGTGGGTGGCGCGGCCGCCCCGCTTCCGCTCTCGCGAGCTGACCGAGCTCTGCTACCACATCGATGCCAACTCCAAGCACGGCACCAAGGCCAACCGGGTCTACGGGCCCCCCTCCGAGCGCCTGCCCTCCGCCGAGGCCCAGCTCCTGCCCCTCCACGTCTACAACCCCAActtccaggaggaggaggaggaggaggaagaggaggaggaaggctcGGTGGAGCAAGACCCTCGCTACACCCAGGGGCTTAAAGCTTTTTGCCCGGGTCTGAACTCTTTCATCGAGGTCAAGGTGGAGAAGGACGAGTGA